A genomic segment from Oncorhynchus clarkii lewisi isolate Uvic-CL-2024 chromosome 12, UVic_Ocla_1.0, whole genome shotgun sequence encodes:
- the LOC139421089 gene encoding oxysterol-binding protein-related protein 7-like isoform X3, giving the protein MMDPRVCPPSLNSSQSVMSNLDKSPSGGFKAGHSRNDSAGSSRNSRQNSRNWEVLEDHMDMASGIGSGLDMSIPGICEGFLMKRRKYPLNGWHKRYFLLEKGILKYSKTQQDIQRGKLHGSLDVSLAVMSINKKSNRIDLDGGDYLYHVKAKNSDLFYIWLTKLCAHRVFKKNEALGVHHGVLHALTMGNSTLLPAMASLAQRNQAAMPGMYPHYDSTASVYQAEMEVPPTAAPGVNGKVAAWLQQTHQSDTCSQELARSQLDLTELAQLIQRLNWLESDQQPISNSDLERRINMQNLTLNTPKAKKERKTTNKIFGHSRTLSGVETRGMFTSSHLSTSSNHLSVGAASVSSIPDYVYSQLSNPLITSPEAKKIQQDICALSQRVHASLKSIHEVLALERERVRQAWTGPDLRSSTSNQLATLCSTLSELEVQSCQTKVHSLSLSSGSTGGSKESYSTVRQDQNAEKTPSKGCSVQRTPSLADSMAEYYDARDVIVCENSSENGEEESDESGLSDITTTSNSEPDEVHEAVSPDQPQTKASSTLNYRTSVSRAPDMVSTVPTNTGRRTVLPANCVDNSHIGIMTILYNNIGKDLSRVSMPCGLNEPLNLLQRVSEELEYSELLDIANRTEDPFERMLYIGVFSISGYAWATWRNRYKPFNPVLGETYESHRKERGFRYVAEQVSHHPPCSAVHAESENFTFWQDQQWKNKFWGKSLEIISSGPVNVKLPKYGDHYEWNKVVTCVHNVLSQQRWLEHYGEVTIRNTKSDLCTCKISFVKSRYWTSETSKNEVQGQVLNQAGEVVHRFGGLWHEGIFCDTLPNPKCIWKPNPQPDDHFQYYGFSRYARELNELTPELKKVLPPSDTRYRPDQRILEEGDVAGADSKKEEVEQKQRDRRKELAKKGEEHVPRFFRKELDAAGNDIWLSNGTYWKIRNQPGFANTKNLDLWC; this is encoded by the exons ATGATGGACCCTCGGGTGTGCCCACCCTCACTCAACAGCAGCCAATCAGTGATGAGCAATCTGGACAAGTCTCCTTCTGGAGGATTCAAGGCCGGACACTCACGGAACGACAGCGCTGGGTCATCACGCAACTCCCGGCAG aacTCCAGGAACTGGGAGGTGTTGGAAGACCACATGGACATGGCTTCAGGGATCGGGTCAGGGCTGGACATGAGCATACCTGGTATCTGTGAGGGCttcctgatgaagaggaggaagtaCCCTTTGAATGGCTGGCACAAG AGGTACTTCCTGTTGGAAAAAGGGATCCTCAAGTACTCCAAGACACAGCAGGAT ATCCAAAGAGGAAAACTCCACGGCTCCCTGGACGTTAGCCTCGCTGTCATGTCCATCAACAAGAAGTCCAATCGCATCGATCTGGATGGTGGAGACTATTTATACCACGTCAAG GCCAAGAACAGTGACTTGTTCTACATATGGCTGACCAAGCTGTGTGCCCATCGTGTCTTCAAGAAGAATGAGGCCTTGGGCGTCCACCACGGAGTCCTCCATGCCCTCACCATGGGCAACAGCACGTTGTTGCCAGCCATGGCCAGTCTAGCCCAGAGGAACCAAGCTGCCATGCCAGGCATG TACCCTCACTATGACAGCACTGCCTCGGTCTACCAGGCTGAGATGGAGGTTCCGCCCACAGCAGCCCCAGGGGTCAACGGCAAGGTGGCAGCGTGGCTCCAGCAGACCCACCAGTCCGATACCTGCTCCCAAG AGCTAGCTCGTTCTCAGTTGGACTTGACTGAGTTGGCCCAGCTCATCCAGAGGCTCAATTGGCTGGAGAGTGACCAGCAACCAATCTCCAACAGTGACCTAGAGCGACGAATCAACATGCAG AATCTGACCCTTAATACCCCCAAGGCCAAGAAGGAGAGGAAGACGACAAACAAGATATTTGGTCACTCTCGCACCCTGTCTGGAGTCGAAACCCGCGGCATG tttacctccAGCCACCTGAGCACATCGTCCAACCACCTGAGTGTGGGGGCCGCCTCGGTGTCGTCCATCCCGGACTACGTGTACTCCCAGCTCTCCAACCCCCTCATCACCTCCCCCGAAGCCAAGAAGATCCAGCAGGACATCTGTGCTTTGTCCCAAAGGG TTCATGCATCTCTCAAGTCCATCCACGAAGTGCTCGCCCTGGAACGTGAGCGGGTCCGACAGGCTTGGACCGGTCCAGACCTACGCTCCTCCACCTCCAATCAACTGGCCACCCTGTGTAGCACACTGTCTGAG CTGGAGGTGCAGTCTTGCCAAACCAAAGTTCATTCCCTGTCCCTTTCCTCTGGATCCACGGGGGGCTCCAAGGAGTCCTACAGCACTGTGCGTCAGGACCAG AATGCTGAGAAGACGCCCTCTAAGGGTTGCTCGGTGCAGCGCACCCCCTCGCTGGCCGACTCCATGGCCGAGTACTATGACGCCAGAGATGTCATCGTCTGTGAGAACTCCTCTGAAAACGGAGAAGAGGAGTCTGATGAGTCCGGGCTGAGTGACATCACCACCACCAGTAACTCTGAGCCAGACGAGGTCCATG AGGCAGTATCACCGGACCAACCGCAAACAAAAG CCTCTTCCACCCTGAACTACCGCACCAGCGTGTCCAGAGCCCCGGACATGGTCAGCACCGTGCCCACCAACACAGGCCGCCGCACCGTCCTGCCCGCCAACTGTGTCGACAACAGCCACATTGGCATCATGACCATTCTGTACAACAACATTGGCAAGGACCTGTCACGTGTGTCCATGCCCTGTGGCCTGAATGAACCTCTGAACCTGCTGCAGAGGGTGAGCGAAGAGCTGGAGTACTCTGAGCTTCTGGACATCGCCAACCGCACAGAGGACCCCTTCGAAAGGATG CTGTACATTGGCGTTTTCTCCATCTCTGGCTACGCCTGGGCTACCTGGCGGAACCGCTACAAGCCCTTCAACCCCGTCCTGGGAGAGACTTACGAGAGCCACCGCAAGGAGCGCGGCTTCCGCTACGTCGCTGAGCAG GTCAGCCATCACCCGCCCTGCTCCGCCGTGCACGCAGAGTCTGAGAACTTCACCTTCTGGCAAGACCAGCAATGGAAGAACAAGTTCTGGGGAAAGTCTTTGGAGATCATCTCCTCTGGTCCAGTGAATGTCAAGTTGCCAAA ATATGGGGATCACTACGAGTGGAACAAGGTGGTGACCTGCGTCCACAACGTCCTGAGTCAGCAGAGGTGGCTGGAGCACTACGGCGAGGTGACCATCAGAAACACCAAGAGTGACCTGTGCACCTGCAAGATCTCCTTCGTCAAG tcccgcTACTGGACCTCAGAGACCAGTAAGAACGAGGTGCAGGGCCAGGTTCTGAACCAAGCGGGAGAGGTGGTCCACCGGTTCGGTGGGCTGTGGCATGAGGGCATCTTCTGCGACACCCTGCCTAACCCAAAGTGCATCTGGAAGCCCA ACCCTCAGCCTGATGACCACTTCCAGTACTACGGCTTCAGTCGCTACGCCAGGGAGCTCAATGAGCTGACCCCTGAACTCAAGAAGGTCCTACCTCCCTCAGACACCCGCTACAGGCCAGACCAGAG GATCCTGGAGGAGGGAGATGTAGCTGGGGCTGACAGTAAGAAGGAGGAAGTAGAGCAGAAACAGCGGGACCGACGAAAGGAGCTGGCCAAGAAGGGAGAGGAGCACGTGCCTCGTTTCTTCAG GAAAGAACTGGATGCGGCCGGGAATGATATCTGGCTGAGCAACGGAACCTACTGGAAGATCCGCAATCAGCCAGGCTTTGCCAACACCAAGAACTTGGATCTGTGGTGTTGA
- the LOC139421089 gene encoding oxysterol-binding protein-related protein 7-like isoform X1, with product MMDPRVCPPSLNSSQSVMSNLDKSPSGGFKAGHSRNDSAGSSRNSRQNSRNWEVLEDHMDMASGIGSGLDMSIPGICEGFLMKRRKYPLNGWHKRYFLLEKGILKYSKTQQDIQRGKLHGSLDVSLAVMSINKKSNRIDLDGGDYLYHVKAKNSDLFYIWLTKLCAHRVFKKNEALGVHHGVLHALTMGNSTLLPAMASLAQRNQAAMPGMYPHYDSTASVYQAEMEVPPTAAPGVNGKVAAWLQQTHQSDTCSQELARSQLDLTELAQLIQRLNWLESDQQPISNSDLERRINMQNLTLNTPKAKKERKTTNKIFGHSRTLSGVETRGMFTSSHLSTSSNHLSVGAASVSSIPDYVYSQLSNPLITSPEAKKIQQDICALSQRVHASLKSIHEVLALERERVRQAWTGPDLRSSTSNQLATLCSTLSELEVQSCQTKVHSLSLSSGSTGGSKESYSTVRQDQNAEKTPSKGCSVQRTPSLADSMAEYYDARDVIVCENSSENGEEESDESGLSDITTTSNSEPDEVHASTLPAEAVSPDQPQTKASSTLNYRTSVSRAPDMVSTVPTNTGRRTVLPANCVDNSHIGIMTILYNNIGKDLSRVSMPCGLNEPLNLLQRVSEELEYSELLDIANRTEDPFERMLYIGVFSISGYAWATWRNRYKPFNPVLGETYESHRKERGFRYVAEQVSHHPPCSAVHAESENFTFWQDQQWKNKFWGKSLEIISSGPVNVKLPKYGDHYEWNKVVTCVHNVLSQQRWLEHYGEVTIRNTKSDLCTCKISFVKSRYWTSETSKNEVQGQVLNQAGEVVHRFGGLWHEGIFCDTLPNPKCIWKPNPQPDDHFQYYGFSRYARELNELTPELKKVLPPSDTRYRPDQRILEEGDVAGADSKKEEVEQKQRDRRKELAKKGEEHVPRFFRKELDAAGNDIWLSNGTYWKIRNQPGFANTKNLDLWC from the exons ATGATGGACCCTCGGGTGTGCCCACCCTCACTCAACAGCAGCCAATCAGTGATGAGCAATCTGGACAAGTCTCCTTCTGGAGGATTCAAGGCCGGACACTCACGGAACGACAGCGCTGGGTCATCACGCAACTCCCGGCAG aacTCCAGGAACTGGGAGGTGTTGGAAGACCACATGGACATGGCTTCAGGGATCGGGTCAGGGCTGGACATGAGCATACCTGGTATCTGTGAGGGCttcctgatgaagaggaggaagtaCCCTTTGAATGGCTGGCACAAG AGGTACTTCCTGTTGGAAAAAGGGATCCTCAAGTACTCCAAGACACAGCAGGAT ATCCAAAGAGGAAAACTCCACGGCTCCCTGGACGTTAGCCTCGCTGTCATGTCCATCAACAAGAAGTCCAATCGCATCGATCTGGATGGTGGAGACTATTTATACCACGTCAAG GCCAAGAACAGTGACTTGTTCTACATATGGCTGACCAAGCTGTGTGCCCATCGTGTCTTCAAGAAGAATGAGGCCTTGGGCGTCCACCACGGAGTCCTCCATGCCCTCACCATGGGCAACAGCACGTTGTTGCCAGCCATGGCCAGTCTAGCCCAGAGGAACCAAGCTGCCATGCCAGGCATG TACCCTCACTATGACAGCACTGCCTCGGTCTACCAGGCTGAGATGGAGGTTCCGCCCACAGCAGCCCCAGGGGTCAACGGCAAGGTGGCAGCGTGGCTCCAGCAGACCCACCAGTCCGATACCTGCTCCCAAG AGCTAGCTCGTTCTCAGTTGGACTTGACTGAGTTGGCCCAGCTCATCCAGAGGCTCAATTGGCTGGAGAGTGACCAGCAACCAATCTCCAACAGTGACCTAGAGCGACGAATCAACATGCAG AATCTGACCCTTAATACCCCCAAGGCCAAGAAGGAGAGGAAGACGACAAACAAGATATTTGGTCACTCTCGCACCCTGTCTGGAGTCGAAACCCGCGGCATG tttacctccAGCCACCTGAGCACATCGTCCAACCACCTGAGTGTGGGGGCCGCCTCGGTGTCGTCCATCCCGGACTACGTGTACTCCCAGCTCTCCAACCCCCTCATCACCTCCCCCGAAGCCAAGAAGATCCAGCAGGACATCTGTGCTTTGTCCCAAAGGG TTCATGCATCTCTCAAGTCCATCCACGAAGTGCTCGCCCTGGAACGTGAGCGGGTCCGACAGGCTTGGACCGGTCCAGACCTACGCTCCTCCACCTCCAATCAACTGGCCACCCTGTGTAGCACACTGTCTGAG CTGGAGGTGCAGTCTTGCCAAACCAAAGTTCATTCCCTGTCCCTTTCCTCTGGATCCACGGGGGGCTCCAAGGAGTCCTACAGCACTGTGCGTCAGGACCAG AATGCTGAGAAGACGCCCTCTAAGGGTTGCTCGGTGCAGCGCACCCCCTCGCTGGCCGACTCCATGGCCGAGTACTATGACGCCAGAGATGTCATCGTCTGTGAGAACTCCTCTGAAAACGGAGAAGAGGAGTCTGATGAGTCCGGGCTGAGTGACATCACCACCACCAGTAACTCTGAGCCAGACGAGGTCCATG CTTCCACTTTGCCTGCAGAGGCAGTATCACCGGACCAACCGCAAACAAAAG CCTCTTCCACCCTGAACTACCGCACCAGCGTGTCCAGAGCCCCGGACATGGTCAGCACCGTGCCCACCAACACAGGCCGCCGCACCGTCCTGCCCGCCAACTGTGTCGACAACAGCCACATTGGCATCATGACCATTCTGTACAACAACATTGGCAAGGACCTGTCACGTGTGTCCATGCCCTGTGGCCTGAATGAACCTCTGAACCTGCTGCAGAGGGTGAGCGAAGAGCTGGAGTACTCTGAGCTTCTGGACATCGCCAACCGCACAGAGGACCCCTTCGAAAGGATG CTGTACATTGGCGTTTTCTCCATCTCTGGCTACGCCTGGGCTACCTGGCGGAACCGCTACAAGCCCTTCAACCCCGTCCTGGGAGAGACTTACGAGAGCCACCGCAAGGAGCGCGGCTTCCGCTACGTCGCTGAGCAG GTCAGCCATCACCCGCCCTGCTCCGCCGTGCACGCAGAGTCTGAGAACTTCACCTTCTGGCAAGACCAGCAATGGAAGAACAAGTTCTGGGGAAAGTCTTTGGAGATCATCTCCTCTGGTCCAGTGAATGTCAAGTTGCCAAA ATATGGGGATCACTACGAGTGGAACAAGGTGGTGACCTGCGTCCACAACGTCCTGAGTCAGCAGAGGTGGCTGGAGCACTACGGCGAGGTGACCATCAGAAACACCAAGAGTGACCTGTGCACCTGCAAGATCTCCTTCGTCAAG tcccgcTACTGGACCTCAGAGACCAGTAAGAACGAGGTGCAGGGCCAGGTTCTGAACCAAGCGGGAGAGGTGGTCCACCGGTTCGGTGGGCTGTGGCATGAGGGCATCTTCTGCGACACCCTGCCTAACCCAAAGTGCATCTGGAAGCCCA ACCCTCAGCCTGATGACCACTTCCAGTACTACGGCTTCAGTCGCTACGCCAGGGAGCTCAATGAGCTGACCCCTGAACTCAAGAAGGTCCTACCTCCCTCAGACACCCGCTACAGGCCAGACCAGAG GATCCTGGAGGAGGGAGATGTAGCTGGGGCTGACAGTAAGAAGGAGGAAGTAGAGCAGAAACAGCGGGACCGACGAAAGGAGCTGGCCAAGAAGGGAGAGGAGCACGTGCCTCGTTTCTTCAG GAAAGAACTGGATGCGGCCGGGAATGATATCTGGCTGAGCAACGGAACCTACTGGAAGATCCGCAATCAGCCAGGCTTTGCCAACACCAAGAACTTGGATCTGTGGTGTTGA